aagatctaATTTTCaatacatgttttattaactaattgaaaatttaaaaaaatccatATAAAGATAGATGCTTAGCTTCATCTTCCCACAATTTGTGTaaatagaaacttcaaaaaattattaaaatattttcaatacatGGATCTTCTGACATTGCAATGAAGCTAAGCATCTATTTCCAAAACACTTTAAGAAAATTTCTTACTGtatctttaaatatttgttatatCTAACTCTTAAGAGACTTAATGAAATTAGTGGTCATAtaaagatatacatatatacatttctaaaaaagaaacataaatttaaatgatacatCTCCACAAAAAGaacatatatctttttaaatttttttgtcactaTACTTAACTAATACTccctttgtttttttatatatgacgtTTTAGAGgaatttttttgttccaaattatttgacgtttttaattttctatgtaaaatttatgacTAATTAATGCTAGATGACCAatgatattatagtttctattttattattggttaaattgtggttaggtaaacaattaataatgtttttatttagaaattaaatattttttaatctatgtgcataaTTCTAAAgcgtcatatataaaaaaacggagggagtaactAATAGGTAGTAGTAATACGCACTTTCCGTAggataaaatatctaaaaaaaaatatctatgaAGATAcaattattacataaaaaatacaacaatataaaataaattttggacTGATTAATTTACTATATTCATTTACACTTAATATTTAAAACCAAAACCCACAACTATATTATCATATCGAAACCCCACATTAATTGCTGCTAATGAACAATTCGTTTGCCAACAACAACCCATCAAAATCACTTTAAATACTAATCatgtttttaatattgataGTCATGTAAATAATTATTCGATATTTGCATACTTATAATATCACAAATTAAAAGAACGTATttaatcataaaaaatattgagaaaACAATAACTACAAACATAAAAGATTAAGGTTTGGTAACATCGGattgagcggtgcgggacaaaCGGTTTGACTGTAGTGCGGTTTTgacagttataaaaacgtatagatatatgatatatgtagagatttttggtATTGTTGACTACGGTGCAGTGCGGAACGAACGTTACCATTCGGAACCTAAGGAAACTTATATCTAAACTTTGTAAGCAAGCTATCTTCAGATTACCTTAGTCAAAGCTAAAACATTGTTCACAAGCTATATATTACTCCATTCGTTCcaaaataatagattttttagtattttcacgcatattaaaaaaatacattaaactactataataaatatatcattttctctaatttttaattttcaataacttttaaccaatagtaattcaataaaatcaattaattttcttaaagtttacaatttttcataaaaaacacaaaagaacatctttgtgaaacaattttttttctaaaaagtctGTCTTAATAGAATAGAAGGATTACATTCGTTAAGCGATCACTTTAAATATTTCTATACTTATCTCCGGTTCAAATAAgatatgaaaatttatataaacattcCTCGCaagttaaaaaattatgtaattaggaaaatattaatttttttacattaattaacatattcaaggaaagaaaaatacgaatatttgattttggtttagaCTAAATCAATTTAATTTGGTTTATGGTTTAAATTATGTAGTTAGCGAGTTAAAATACAAGCAGTTTGAAATAATTGATGAAAAACTTAAATACCCGTAGATGACTTTTTCTATTGTCTGTATAGTTTCAATCTTCTATATTCTATACTATTGGATTCTTGAAGATAATAAGTGGATTTTTGTAAAGTGCACAGTGAATATGAATGATTCATACTTTTCGAATTGATTAATATGCAAAAAACTTTCCTTCTTAGTACAAACTTTTCAATAATAAAGTATAAGTAAAAAGTAACATACGTTCATAGCAAATAGATAGTTATGACTTGTGAACAGCCGGCTAAGTAATGAGATATAGGGGCATGAGAGGGGATGACCAACTGTGTCggtttaataaattaacaacATTTACCGTCAACTGTTATTATCTTAGTTGCTACTTGCTACGATATCTATGTCggtttaataaattaacaatatctatctatcttatcttattttaccaaaaaaaaaaaaaactgttattaTCTTAGTTGCTACTTGCTACGTCGATGGGAAAGAAAGATCAGAATAAAGAGATAGATGTTTAATCCCTTTAATCTATTACTACTGATTGGGTGAACACTTTGTGGGCCTTTTACATGCCCATTTCTTGTGTAACTTTCGGTCCATTAAAATTTCGGCCCATCTAATAATAACATCAAAACGTTGCCGTTCTGATCGTCAAACAAGCTAAAGCAGCTTGTCCCGTATGTTTGACTTCtgtcctaaaaccctaaaatataatttagctGCTgtttacgcaaatagaaagaacaaaaaaaacaaatggggAGGAAGAGAAAGCACAGCGAGACCGAAGCGGCGGCGCCGGCGAAGAAAGACGACTCAGCTGCGGAGAGACCCAAAAGGACTCTATTAGGTTGGAAAGACAAGAACGAAGATGCTGAGGAATCTAAAGCCAAGGCAGCGTCTGGGTTCAGGAATAAAGAGAAGGTTCTCGTTACTTGCTCCCGAAGGATCAGTTTCAGGTATAGGCATCTGATGCTGAACATGGTGTCGCTTCTGCCTCATTGTAAGAAGGATAGTAAGGTGGAAGCTAAGAGCAGTAAAGGTGCTACTCTTAATGAGCTTGTTGAGCTTAAGGgctcttcttcttgtttgttCTTCGAGGTAAAGCTTCCATCTTTTTAATACCTGAGTTCCATAATCATGAAACTGAAGGTGTTGgtatgtgtttgtttgttttggtgtTCAGTGTAGGAAGCATAAAGATCTTTACATGTGGATGGTCAAGTCTCCTAGTGGGCCCTCTGTTAAGTTCTTGGTTAATGCTGGTAATGTCTCTCCAGCTCCTCGTACACTTAGCATATTTTAGCTTATGTTTTGATCATCTCTGATGATTCTGAATATGGTGTAGTTCACACAATGGAGGAGCTGAAACTCACTGGAAATCATCTGAAAGGGTCACGCCCTCTCTTGACCTTCTCATCCAATTTTGATAAAGATGTACACTGGAAACTTTTGAAAGAGATGTTAACACAGGTTAGTTTTGGTTGTTTATGCCTTTAGAGTTTTGACATTctaactagtttttttttttcctgtctCTTGCAGGTTTTTGGAATCCCTAAGGAACATAGAAAGTCAAAACCGTACCATGACCATGTGTTTGCTTTCTCAATTGTGGATGACCATATATGGTTCCGTAATTACCAGGTTGGCTTAACATTATTACCATCTCAGAGatcatttcctttttttttaagctTGAGTTAGCTAAGTGAAGGTCTGTTTTTATTATCACATTGTAGATATCTGTGCCTCATAACGAGGCTGACAAGGTTGCAAGAGGTGGTCTTGATAAAATGACTCTTGTGGAGGTACATGGATATGATTATTAGTAACAGCATTTTGCGTTATTCTTATTAGTTGGTTCTgattgaaatataattttgttgACAGGTTGGTCCAAGGTTTTGTTTAAATCCGATTAAGATATTTGGAGGCAGCTTTGGAGGTCCAACACTATACGAGAACCCATTCTACGTATCTCCTAACCAGGTACTTGGCTTCTCTCGTCACATTTTACTAATGCACATTTTAATCATATGAAATGTTAtgctaatttatttttgttctgtCAGATCCGAGCATTGGAGAAAAGGAATAAAGCTGGGAAGTTTGCAAAGAAAATAAAGgcaaaaacaagaagaaagaggCATGAACTCTCCAACCCATTGGAGCCTGATGAGTTTGCTGACATGTGGAAGGATGATGAATGATCAAAGTTCAATCAAGTCATAAACTTCACATTCTTTGTCTCTACTGTTCCTTGTTCTGTTTTCTTCTCTCCCTCTCATGGATCAAAATGTGTACTTCTTTTTCATGGAATTAACAATTTCAACGAGTAAAGAGTTCATTATTTGCAATATAAAAATGCCTTTGCTTCTTTATTGATGTCTATTTAcacaaaataaaaggaaaatgcAACAGGACAAAAGAATAACTCAGAGAACTGAACCAATTAGAAGAAGAGATCAACGCGAATTAGCGAGAGCCCAGTTAGCTTCACTTCCTCTCCTAGGGATGGCACTAATCTTAGAACAAGCATCCACTTTGAAGTTAGCTCCACATATCACACCTTCACTGTCAATCCTCGGCATCGCCTTCATATTATTCTTCGGATGTTCAAAGCTCTTAAGCCCTGTCTCACTGTGAAACATACACCCTACAACAAAATCACACAAACATCAGACTCTCAAATGTTGTTTCTTATATCACAAGCTTTTGTGTCCTTTGCCTTACCAGTAGGGAAAGGAGCAAATGATTTAGCACATCCTTGCTTTATGATCTTCACATCATCAGACATCACAACAGATCCATCTCCGGAGATTCCCCAGTAGAGGCTCTCTTCTCCATCAGAGCTCAAAGCTGAGAAAACAGAGGAGGTCTGAGTATCGTAGACGACAAAGGCGTAGCTTCCTTCGAGACCTCTAAGGACTTGATCTGCTGGGTAAGGACCACGGTCACGGAGTGTTCGGTAAGCTTCGATCACAAACATGGCCTCGCTCGTGTTCTTCCCTGTGAGTCCGTACTGCCGGTTCAACGTGCAGAGATTGCTCAATGTACCAAGAAACATACAGTAGACTCCGTCTATCCCACAGAACAACCTGAAACACAGATTGTCAGAACCAACATGTCTGAATCTGAATCTAtgatatgtgtgtatatatgatATTCTCTGTCTTTCAAAGAGagtaattttaacatttttttattgttatataaaaaatttcacTTTAAAATTTCATTGCAATTTATAGCTATTTTGAActtaatattaattacaaattacattaatttataaataatttaaactattGGTAAGataaatgtatttattaaaaacataaatacattttaattatattttaatctgtattaaaaatgtaaaatgctACTCTTATTAGTGAAACGGAGTGAGTATATGTATACCTCTGGCGAAGAGAGTTGTTGGGGCGGGAGTAAGCTAAGACGGCGGAGTGGCCGAAGTTCATGGAGAAAGCGGTGTCCTTGTGGAGTGAGAGGAAGTCGGAGAGAGTTTCACCGGGAAGTTTTGGGGTTTTGCCGGAGAAATGGGACGCCGGGCTGTTGAGTTCCTCTGGTGGGTGAGCAAACGCTTTCTGAAATATTGCCAACATTTTGatcaaagtttgaatcttttgtTGTTGTAATGAGGAGAAAGTGTTTTGATGTAAGAGAGTATTTATATGGGGTGATTCTACGTGATGCTGACTTGGATTTTAGTTTTGGATAAGACCCATCTCTGATTCTCTGACCTGTCCGACGTGTTCTTATccgtttctttttcttaatttattctATAAtcatctgtcttt
The Brassica napus cultivar Da-Ae chromosome A1, Da-Ae, whole genome shotgun sequence DNA segment above includes these coding regions:
- the LOC106349498 gene encoding ribosome biogenesis protein BRX1 homolog 2; translated protein: MGRKRKHSETEAAAPAKKDDSAAERPKRTLLGWKDKNEDAEESKAKAASGFRNKEKVLVTCSRRISFRYRHLMLNMVSLLPHCKKDSKVEAKSSKGATLNELVELKGSSSCLFFECRKHKDLYMWMVKSPSGPSVKFLVNAVHTMEELKLTGNHLKGSRPLLTFSSNFDKDVHWKLLKEMLTQVFGIPKEHRKSKPYHDHVFAFSIVDDHIWFRNYQISVPHNEADKVARGGLDKMTLVEVGPRFCLNPIKIFGGSFGGPTLYENPFYVSPNQIRALEKRNKAGKFAKKIKAKTRRKRHELSNPLEPDEFADMWKDDE
- the LOC106349502 gene encoding stem-specific protein TSJT1-like, which gives rise to MLAIFQKAFAHPPEELNSPASHFSGKTPKLPGETLSDFLSLHKDTAFSMNFGHSAVLAYSRPNNSLRQRLFCGIDGVYCMFLGTLSNLCTLNRQYGLTGKNTSEAMFVIEAYRTLRDRGPYPADQVLRGLEGSYAFVVYDTQTSSVFSALSSDGEESLYWGISGDGSVVMSDDVKIIKQGCAKSFAPFPTGCMFHSETGLKSFEHPKNNMKAMPRIDSEGVICGANFKVDACSKISAIPRRGSEANWALANSR